One genomic region from Pararge aegeria chromosome 14, ilParAegt1.1, whole genome shotgun sequence encodes:
- the LOC120629484 gene encoding piggyBac transposable element-derived protein 4-like, translating to MSDFSDSDSDYQPPPLWDGSNSTSSDSCLSQDDVSLLHESTPVPPEPPRPDWHQPNGSRQKRFPLDIQPGINISNNCNRELDIFRLFLNQDIMDLMVQMTNCYANKVKILKVVTRNMRLAKWTDCTEEEILKFLGLLIFMGLNKLPKISDYWSNKKLYKNEIARQAMSRNRFELLLRCWHFEDSFFHASNTDRLIKIRRLVQLLTATFRNAKTPGEYITVDETMVAFRGRIKFMQYIPGKRHKYGIKLFKVCDDDGYTYDLIVYEGKNSSGQTNTPTNLVMKLCQPYLGVGRSVVTDNYYTSVDLAQQLLQNDTHLIGTLRRNRKGLPKKVVQEKLNKGEMIALENNDGILILKWKDKRDVLALSTKHSVGFVTVTSKRNRNKKVMKPTLIADYNKHKCSIDLSDQMASYAKPARRSIRWFQKLAIELLFSTAVTNAFIIYKTHKQLSSKKYTITDFRENLCLQMLGITSSSNSVGSLPRRQIQHKFSKSTLTDHRGRLIRRRCIHCYKKNRDAGLSAKEARDQTKKQHVEQYATWKLSTLASA from the exons ATGTCGGATTTTAGTGACTCTGATTCGGACTATCAACCGCCGCCATTATGGGATGGATCTAATTCGACTAGCAGCGACTCGTGTTTATCTCAAGACGATGTTTCACTTCTGCACGAAAGCACACCAGTGCCCCCGGAGCCACCGCGACCTGACTGGCATCAACCTAACGGATCGCGACAAAAGAGGTTTCCATTGGATATACAACCAGGtattaatatttctaacaaTTGTAACAGGGAACTTGATATttttcgattatttttaaaccaagatATTATGGATCTTATGGTGCAAATGACCAATTGTTATGCTAATAaggtaaaaatacttaaagttgTCACACGCAACATGAGACTTGCCAAATGGACAGACTGTACTgaagaagaaattttaaaattcttgggCCTGCTGATTTTTATGGGACtcaataaattacctaaaattAGCGACTACTGGAGCaataaaaaactgtataaaAACGAAATAGCTCGCCAAGCTatgagtagaaaccgattcgagCTGTTATTGAGATGTTGGCATTTTGAAGACAGTTTTTTCCATGCATCAAATACAGACCGTCTTATAAAGATAAGACGTTTGGTGCAGTTACTCACAGCCACATTTCGAAATGCCAAAACACCTGGAGAATATATCACTGTGGACGAGACCATGGTAGCTTTCAGAGGGCGTATAAAATTTATGCAGTACATTCCTGGCAAAAGACACAAGTATGGGATCAAACTTTTTAAAGTCTGTGATGATGACGGTTATACGTACGACCTTATCGTTTACGAAGGTAAAAACTCAAGCGGGCAAACCAATACACCTACGAATTTAGTAATGAAACTATGTCAACCTTACCTAGGGGTAGGCAGGAGTGTGGTGACGGATAATTATTATACCAGCGTCGACTTAGCGCAACAATTATTGCAAAACGATACGCATCTGATTGGTACATTACGCAGAAACAGGAAAGGATTGCCGAAAAAAGTTGTTCAAGAAAAATTGAACAAAGGTGAAATGATCGCTTTAGAAAACAATGACGGTATTCTTATACTCAAATGGAAGGACAAGCGTGATGTTTTAGCTTTGTCGACAAAACACTCTGTTGGTTTTGTTACTGTTACGAGCAAAAGGAACCGTAACAAGAAAGTTATGAAACCTACCCTGATTGCTGATTATAACAAACACAAATGCTCCATAGATTTATCAGATCAAATGGCAAGCTATGCCAAGCCTGCCAGAAGAAGTATCCGTTGGTTCCAGAAGCTAGCCATAGAACTGTTATTTTCGACTGCTGTCACAAacgcttttataatttacaaaactcATAAGCAGCTTAGTAGCAAGAAGTACACCATAACGGATTTCAGAGAGAATCTCTGCTTGCAGATGTTGGGAATCACTTCCAGTTCGAACTCAGTGGGTAGTTTGCCAAGGCGGCAAATACAACATAAATTCAGTAAATCAACACTTACTGATCATAGAGGAAGACTTATTCGGCGACGATGCAtccattgttataaaaaaaacagagatGCTGGACTATCAGCTAAAGAAGCCAGAGATCaaacaaaaaag CAACACGTTGAACAGTACGCCACTTGGAAATTATCGACTCTAGCGTCGGCGTAG